From Vibrio splendidus, a single genomic window includes:
- a CDS encoding globin, with protein MKPNELFYESFERCRIDQEFLESFLADFCEHNPRFSERFEKIGLEQQTKMLKASIILIYNSSGLPSVRNSVKKLGKRHKDLGLDISEIELNEWFNSLLNTVKKYDPHYDENVERAWAETLDAGLTIMKKECVEK; from the coding sequence ATGAAACCGAATGAACTGTTTTATGAAAGCTTCGAGCGTTGCCGGATTGATCAAGAATTCTTGGAAAGCTTTCTGGCAGACTTCTGCGAGCATAACCCAAGGTTTTCAGAACGTTTTGAAAAGATAGGGTTAGAGCAGCAAACTAAGATGCTTAAGGCCTCGATCATTCTTATTTATAATTCTTCTGGTCTGCCAAGTGTGCGGAACTCGGTCAAGAAACTGGGGAAAAGGCACAAAGATTTGGGGTTGGACATTTCAGAAATTGAATTAAACGAATGGTTTAATTCGCTGCTCAATACGGTTAAAAAGTACGATCCTCATTATGATGAGAACGTAGAACGAGCTTGGGCAGAAACGCTGGATGCTGGTCTAACGATCATGAAAAAAGAGTGTGTTGAAAAATAA
- a CDS encoding NADPH-dependent FMN reductase: MKVLAIGATNSKASINQQLAAYTASLVEGAQVEVLDLNDFEMPIYSEDREKESGVHQHAQRFFSKIGEADAVVISFAEYNGSYTAAFKNVFDWTSRIDMKVYQGKPVVMLSTSPGPGGASSVLSSAVHSAPYFDADVKGSMSVPSFYDNFNVETGEIINAEIAENLKSIMSQISKSNDI; this comes from the coding sequence ATGAAAGTATTAGCGATTGGCGCGACCAACAGTAAAGCATCGATTAACCAACAATTAGCAGCGTACACTGCAAGTTTAGTCGAGGGCGCGCAAGTAGAGGTGCTCGATCTCAATGATTTCGAGATGCCTATTTACAGTGAAGACAGAGAAAAAGAGTCTGGCGTTCATCAACATGCGCAGCGCTTTTTTAGCAAGATTGGCGAAGCAGATGCTGTGGTCATCTCTTTTGCAGAGTACAACGGTTCATACACCGCAGCCTTTAAGAATGTGTTTGATTGGACATCACGAATCGACATGAAAGTGTACCAAGGCAAACCTGTTGTGATGCTCTCCACATCACCAGGCCCAGGTGGCGCAAGCTCTGTGTTGTCGTCTGCGGTACATTCTGCACCTTACTTTGATGCTGATGTGAAGGGCTCGATGTCGGTACCAAGTTTCTACGACAACTTTAATGTAGAAACGGGTGAGATCATCAATGCCGAAATAGCAGAGAACTTGAAATCGATCATGAGTCAGATTTCGAAATCGAATGACATCTGA
- the soxR gene encoding redox-sensitive transcriptional activator SoxR: MRNIVYLTIGQLAERSGVAPSALRFYETKGLIASIRTNGNQRRYQSAMLRRIALIQVAQSIGFTLEEITEELSTLPMNHTATKRDWERVAKKWQGQLDSKMAQIKSLQENLTGCIGCGCLSMQKCHLLNPEDILHDQGQGAQRIVE; encoded by the coding sequence ATGAGAAACATCGTATATCTCACCATAGGCCAGTTGGCAGAGCGTAGCGGCGTGGCTCCTTCAGCGTTACGTTTTTACGAAACCAAGGGGTTGATTGCTTCGATTCGCACTAATGGAAATCAACGCCGTTATCAGTCGGCGATGTTGAGACGAATAGCGTTGATACAAGTGGCGCAGTCGATAGGTTTCACGCTGGAAGAGATTACCGAAGAGTTATCTACCTTACCTATGAACCATACCGCGACTAAGCGAGATTGGGAGCGAGTTGCGAAGAAGTGGCAAGGACAACTCGACAGCAAAATGGCGCAGATTAAATCGCTACAAGAAAACCTAACCGGCTGTATCGGTTGCGGGTGTTTGAGTATGCAGAAATGCCACTTGTTGAACCCTGAAGATATTCTGCATGACCAAGGGCAGGGCGCACAACGGATCGTTGAGTAA
- a CDS encoding DUF481 domain-containing protein → MAKWHYLIASVLAASSTVNAQEASAQADTKKWQHSFEIYALALNIRGDSTIGNLSADVDVDPAFIMDHLDMTAMVRLEGIYDNQWGYYIDYSFMKLSGKTNSVLGSNLEVLRGNLDIRQGVLDVKGFKRYQYDFGTIDYLFGLRWWDNDIDAKLYGSGGNLSADRSLDEDWVDYQIGVRWITQINKDWKFHATIDAGLGSDTDFTSSLLTGVRYQINNWSDLNVAYKSTWVDYENKGTFEYDTASQGFLVGWAAHF, encoded by the coding sequence ATGGCTAAATGGCATTATCTAATCGCATCAGTGTTGGCTGCGAGTTCAACCGTAAATGCTCAGGAAGCAAGCGCACAAGCGGATACAAAAAAGTGGCAACATAGCTTCGAAATTTACGCGCTCGCACTCAACATCCGCGGAGACAGCACCATTGGTAATTTGTCTGCAGATGTCGATGTTGATCCTGCATTCATCATGGATCACCTTGATATGACCGCAATGGTGCGTTTAGAGGGTATCTATGACAATCAGTGGGGCTATTACATTGACTATAGCTTCATGAAGCTAAGCGGAAAAACAAACTCAGTGTTAGGTAGCAACCTAGAGGTATTGAGGGGCAACCTTGATATCCGACAAGGTGTTTTAGATGTGAAGGGTTTTAAGCGCTACCAGTACGATTTTGGCACGATTGATTATCTGTTTGGGCTTCGTTGGTGGGATAACGACATTGATGCCAAGCTTTACGGTTCAGGTGGTAATCTAAGTGCAGACCGATCACTCGATGAAGATTGGGTTGACTACCAAATAGGTGTGAGATGGATAACGCAGATCAATAAGGATTGGAAGTTTCACGCAACTATTGATGCAGGGCTTGGCAGTGACACCGACTTTACCTCATCTCTATTAACTGGCGTGCGATACCAGATAAACAATTGGTCTGACTTAAATGTCGCCTACAAATCGACCTGGGTTGATTACGAAAACAAAGGTACCTTTGAATACGATACCGCTTCACAAGGCTTCCTGGTTGGCTGGGCTGCTCACTTTTAA
- a CDS encoding DUF4345 domain-containing protein: MKLQSVFLLVAVLGLTPIALSYGYAPAISMDYLFGIDASSINVTHIFRAVMGLYLALALFWVSGALIKKYRLPALYSLVVFMLGLAAGRVVSLVLDGMPHWLLFVYLILELGFGLVGIKMIHKEQSETI, translated from the coding sequence ATGAAGCTACAAAGTGTTTTCTTGTTGGTAGCGGTTTTAGGCTTAACGCCTATTGCGTTGTCTTACGGCTACGCCCCCGCTATTTCTATGGATTATCTTTTCGGAATTGATGCTAGTTCTATCAACGTGACTCATATTTTTCGAGCCGTGATGGGGCTGTATTTGGCACTGGCTCTGTTTTGGGTTAGTGGCGCATTGATAAAAAAGTATCGACTGCCAGCGCTTTATAGCTTGGTGGTCTTCATGTTGGGTTTGGCTGCAGGCCGAGTCGTTAGCTTAGTCTTAGATGGCATGCCGCACTGGCTGCTTTTTGTCTATCTAATTTTGGAGCTTGGCTTTGGTTTGGTCGGAATAAAAATGATTCACAAAGAACAATCTGAAACAATATAA
- a CDS encoding glutamate synthase-related protein: protein MKNPVIADTKPVKVELTEGEEYYFCTCGKSKNQPYCDGSHAGTGFKPKSFVAEENGDAYLCRCKYSNNLPFCDGTHKQFTAEQVGQEGPDVHVQSAAPESSPAATATKEEPTVEFIHQLARDGLSKVGHHGPMTSMGVPRYLLPHWDDIQVMVAQMATKPLLENVPVGTELIIGPKAKKPLKLNISLFVSDMSFGSLSEEAKISLATGAELAGTGICSGEGGMLPEEQAANSRYFYELASAQFGYDESKLKNVQAFHFKGGQGAKTGTGGHLPGAKNIGKIAEVRGIEAGTAAISPPTFVDLKTVEDFKNFADRVREVTGGIPIGFKLSANHIEEDIQFALDASADYIILDGRGGGTGAAPEMFRDHISVPTIPALARARAYLDKQGVSDRVTLIITGGLRVPMDFVKAMALGADGVAISNSAMQSIGCVAARMCNTNNCPAGIATQKADLRQRLNVEKASNQLKNFFEASTELMQVMARACGHDHLNQFNPHDLATWNREMAELSGVVYSGVSPLN, encoded by the coding sequence ATGAAGAATCCAGTGATAGCGGATACCAAGCCAGTCAAAGTGGAGCTAACAGAAGGGGAGGAGTATTACTTCTGTACCTGTGGTAAATCGAAAAACCAACCTTACTGCGACGGCTCTCATGCAGGAACCGGCTTCAAACCGAAGAGTTTCGTGGCCGAGGAAAACGGCGACGCTTACCTGTGCCGCTGTAAATATTCAAACAATCTCCCATTTTGTGACGGTACCCATAAACAGTTTACGGCTGAGCAAGTGGGTCAAGAAGGCCCTGATGTTCATGTCCAATCTGCGGCTCCCGAAAGCTCGCCAGCCGCAACTGCAACCAAAGAGGAGCCCACGGTTGAGTTCATTCATCAATTAGCACGAGATGGTTTATCTAAGGTTGGACACCACGGGCCGATGACCTCAATGGGCGTTCCAAGATATCTATTGCCTCACTGGGATGACATTCAAGTGATGGTTGCACAAATGGCGACCAAACCGTTATTGGAAAATGTGCCCGTCGGTACTGAGCTTATTATTGGGCCAAAAGCGAAAAAACCGCTCAAATTGAACATCTCCTTGTTTGTTTCTGATATGAGTTTTGGGTCGTTATCTGAAGAAGCGAAAATCTCTTTAGCGACAGGCGCGGAGCTGGCGGGAACGGGAATTTGCTCGGGGGAGGGCGGCATGTTGCCCGAAGAGCAAGCGGCGAACTCACGTTACTTTTATGAATTAGCCAGCGCACAATTTGGTTACGATGAATCAAAGCTCAAAAATGTCCAAGCCTTCCATTTTAAAGGCGGGCAGGGTGCTAAAACCGGAACTGGCGGTCACCTACCGGGTGCGAAGAACATTGGTAAGATAGCTGAGGTGCGTGGCATTGAAGCAGGTACAGCCGCGATTTCTCCACCCACCTTTGTTGATCTAAAAACCGTCGAGGATTTCAAAAATTTTGCCGACCGAGTTCGAGAAGTGACGGGCGGGATCCCAATAGGCTTCAAGTTGAGTGCCAATCATATTGAAGAGGATATTCAGTTCGCACTTGATGCCAGTGCCGATTACATCATCTTGGATGGTCGAGGCGGTGGTACTGGGGCGGCGCCAGAAATGTTCCGTGACCATATTAGTGTGCCGACCATTCCAGCGCTTGCTCGTGCCAGAGCCTATCTAGATAAACAAGGCGTAAGTGACAGAGTCACCTTAATCATTACCGGCGGGCTTCGTGTTCCGATGGACTTCGTAAAAGCGATGGCGCTTGGCGCTGATGGGGTCGCTATCTCGAACAGTGCCATGCAGTCGATAGGTTGTGTTGCCGCCCGAATGTGTAACACCAATAATTGCCCAGCGGGTATCGCGACTCAAAAAGCCGATTTACGCCAACGGTTAAATGTCGAGAAGGCATCGAATCAATTGAAGAACTTCTTCGAAGCCTCGACTGAATTGATGCAAGTGATGGCGAGAGCGTGTGGTCATGACCATTTGAATCAGTTTAATCCTCACGATTTGGCTACATGGAATCGCGAAATGGCCGAGCTATCCGGAGTCGTTTACTCTGGGGTCAGTCCATTAAACTAA
- a CDS encoding LysR substrate-binding domain-containing protein: MGLFENRQQTLSLLHTFSVAAKHLSFTLAADELFLTQGGVSHRIKKLEQQLKFNLFVRKTRKLELTPEGQRVLSMLSVSFESIFSELMDIQTGELSGELYIATSPYFASSWLMPRLPDFRQLYPNLSIKLQTKQNQSDFQFEPYDVAIFYSEGHYPNHYSERLFSGVRTPVCSPEYAKRFNLEKGLQQLDSVQFIHSGDVTAWQRWLEAAQSEVDCTLKCDYYSDNRIAMDAARLSMGVALGRLEFATTQIEQGGLVAPFMSIESGKGYDLVCPKGMEQRTKFQVFTQWVKQQL; encoded by the coding sequence ATGGGGCTGTTTGAAAATCGCCAACAAACATTGTCGTTGTTGCACACCTTCAGTGTAGCGGCTAAACATTTAAGCTTCACCCTTGCCGCCGATGAACTATTTCTGACTCAAGGTGGAGTCAGTCATCGCATCAAGAAACTTGAGCAGCAGCTTAAATTTAATCTGTTTGTGCGTAAAACAAGAAAGCTAGAATTGACCCCAGAAGGACAACGCGTTCTCTCGATGCTGAGTGTCTCATTCGAATCTATTTTCTCTGAACTGATGGACATTCAAACTGGAGAGCTAAGTGGTGAATTGTACATAGCAACCTCTCCTTATTTTGCGTCGTCTTGGTTAATGCCGCGCCTACCAGATTTTAGGCAGTTATACCCGAATTTAAGTATTAAATTACAAACCAAACAGAACCAATCTGACTTTCAGTTTGAACCTTATGACGTGGCAATTTTCTATAGCGAGGGTCACTATCCGAATCATTATAGTGAGCGACTATTTTCAGGAGTTAGAACACCTGTATGCAGTCCTGAATACGCGAAGAGGTTCAATCTTGAGAAGGGCTTGCAACAATTGGATAGTGTGCAGTTTATTCATAGTGGAGACGTGACGGCTTGGCAGCGTTGGTTGGAAGCGGCTCAAAGTGAGGTTGATTGTACTCTAAAGTGTGATTACTACAGTGACAACCGTATAGCGATGGACGCGGCAAGGTTATCGATGGGTGTAGCACTAGGAAGGCTCGAGTTTGCGACAACTCAAATTGAACAGGGTGGGTTAGTTGCTCCTTTTATGAGTATTGAGTCGGGTAAAGGTTACGATCTTGTATGTCCGAAAGGGATGGAGCAACGGACTAAGTTTCAAGTGTTTACTCAATGGGTTAAGCAGCAGTTATGA
- a CDS encoding carbohydrate deacetylase, with the protein MKLILNADDFGLTETVNHGIVECFKAGVVKSTTIMMNQPGTQHAIELYHQGLVPEVGLHFTVTAGKPLTPPEQVPSLVDEHGHFFCNVTLFDKSDVNEDEVMLELNAQYQAAINAGLKINHIDSHHFGGVFKPLKAAFTRTVNHIGLPVRRIDNILSGQDALRVPTPDAFDMRFFDEGVSLNGLQDLLLSYQAMMPDGVLELMCHPSSVASEQLKSLSSYSDKRVEEHQLLTSPELKQWLADHQIECIGFDDLK; encoded by the coding sequence ATGAAACTAATACTGAACGCCGATGATTTCGGCCTCACTGAAACGGTAAATCATGGCATTGTTGAGTGCTTCAAAGCAGGCGTAGTAAAGTCAACCACCATCATGATGAACCAACCTGGAACCCAACACGCCATTGAGCTTTATCACCAAGGTTTGGTTCCGGAAGTAGGCTTGCACTTTACGGTCACCGCAGGCAAACCACTGACGCCACCAGAGCAGGTTCCGAGCTTAGTCGACGAACACGGCCACTTCTTTTGCAACGTCACCCTATTCGATAAATCAGATGTGAATGAAGATGAGGTGATGCTCGAGCTCAACGCGCAATATCAAGCTGCTATCAATGCAGGTTTAAAGATCAACCATATCGATAGCCATCATTTTGGGGGCGTATTTAAACCTCTCAAAGCGGCGTTTACGCGCACAGTGAATCACATTGGTCTCCCAGTTAGACGAATCGATAACATCCTAAGTGGCCAAGATGCACTGCGAGTGCCAACACCAGATGCTTTCGACATGCGTTTCTTTGACGAAGGCGTATCGCTGAATGGCCTGCAAGATTTATTACTGAGCTACCAAGCTATGATGCCTGACGGTGTGCTTGAGTTAATGTGCCACCCTTCATCAGTGGCAAGTGAACAGCTTAAGTCCCTATCAAGCTACAGTGATAAACGCGTCGAAGAGCATCAGCTTCTCACTAGCCCAGAACTAAAACAGTGGCTAGCTGACCATCAGATTGAGTGCATTGGATTCGACGATCTCAAATAG
- a CDS encoding DUF1439 domain-containing protein, with the protein MIINVAKKFILAASALVLGGCVSYSVTEQEMTNYLQDSVMLEQEVGVQNVMYAQVAVDDLAVQIGRADAERVSVLANTNAQVQVFNVPNMRLDLDIEFSAIPEYDKESGEIYLKSLRLERFEEKDKQLSPEIAKLLKPAVSMIGFALSQSPVYKLDSNKVQESLIKSSEPNLVIKDNKLVIELFD; encoded by the coding sequence ATGATAATTAACGTAGCAAAAAAGTTCATTTTGGCAGCGTCTGCGCTGGTGCTAGGTGGTTGTGTGAGCTATAGCGTGACTGAACAAGAAATGACGAACTACCTTCAAGATTCGGTGATGTTAGAGCAAGAAGTGGGTGTACAAAACGTTATGTATGCGCAAGTCGCTGTCGATGACTTAGCGGTGCAAATTGGCCGAGCTGATGCCGAGCGTGTGTCTGTTCTGGCGAATACCAATGCACAAGTTCAGGTGTTTAACGTGCCGAACATGAGGTTGGATCTTGATATCGAGTTCAGTGCGATTCCTGAATACGACAAAGAGAGTGGCGAGATTTATTTGAAATCACTGCGTTTAGAGCGCTTTGAAGAAAAAGACAAACAGCTTTCTCCTGAGATCGCCAAACTACTTAAGCCAGCCGTTTCTATGATTGGTTTTGCGTTGTCTCAGTCGCCAGTTTATAAACTCGACAGCAATAAGGTTCAAGAGTCATTGATCAAGTCATCGGAACCTAATCTTGTGATTAAAGACAACAAGCTGGTCATCGAGTTATTCGATTGA
- a CDS encoding VOC family protein, with the protein MFSHVFLGTEDIERAKSFYDPIMKMLGYNEGSIDPKGRCVYVSKTGVLGLTKPIDGQPATYGNGMTVGFLASSPEMVDEWHRIGVENGGTSIEGGPGARGSDERRLYMAYLRDPDGNKICATHFMP; encoded by the coding sequence ATGTTCAGCCATGTTTTTCTCGGAACCGAAGATATTGAACGTGCGAAGTCGTTCTATGATCCAATTATGAAGATGCTTGGTTACAACGAAGGCTCAATAGATCCTAAAGGGCGTTGTGTTTACGTGAGCAAAACGGGTGTACTAGGTTTAACCAAACCGATTGATGGTCAGCCAGCGACTTATGGCAATGGTATGACGGTAGGATTCTTGGCGAGTTCACCAGAAATGGTGGATGAATGGCATCGCATCGGCGTCGAAAATGGTGGTACTAGCATTGAAGGTGGCCCCGGAGCGAGAGGTTCTGACGAGCGTCGCTTGTACATGGCTTACTTGCGAGACCCTGATGGAAACAAGATTTGTGCAACTCACTTTATGCCATAG
- a CDS encoding sigma-54 interaction domain-containing protein: MPSKRVSPEPITRSVILLCNTTCPHHNQWVGELRLHNWEAQVAETTEQAIHLLDTRSDSYAPIVVSCLASSSIDKQCEQISTLKAHSPSLKAIAICNQPPSRNLSLIKQTFWDYYHLPIDTEWLCRNLGHAYGMVDTKQTNPKPVSCLDYQLVGQSSTIQHLKKKIAKIANNDFPVLIQGETGTGKSLCARLIHEASVRSQKPFIAVNCGAIPQSLIHSELFGFEKGSFTGANKRYVGHVERANGGTLFLDEIGDLELSLQTYLLHFLENNLIERLGSNNQLPVDCRVIFATNVNIEQAVAAGKFRKDLFHRINVLPLDLVPLNDHKEDIEDLVRFELKHNYASKTKLPSDTLEQMKQYHWPGNVRELFNCIKRAIVLSNSSALSTRHMGIQLKDASPDAENDTRLSSKNVRRVIQQHHYNISQSAKALSISRTTLYKLIKKHQIVI, from the coding sequence ATGCCATCAAAAAGAGTATCACCTGAGCCAATAACTCGTTCTGTGATTTTGTTATGCAACACCACATGCCCGCACCATAATCAGTGGGTGGGAGAACTGCGTCTCCATAACTGGGAGGCTCAAGTTGCAGAAACGACCGAACAGGCTATTCACTTACTCGACACCCGCAGCGACAGCTACGCACCAATTGTGGTTTCTTGTCTAGCATCATCCTCAATAGACAAACAATGTGAGCAAATATCAACGCTGAAGGCTCACTCTCCAAGTTTAAAAGCAATCGCTATCTGCAACCAACCACCAAGCCGCAACTTATCGCTCATTAAGCAAACCTTTTGGGATTATTACCACCTCCCTATTGATACAGAATGGCTTTGTCGAAATTTGGGACATGCGTATGGCATGGTAGATACCAAGCAAACTAACCCTAAGCCTGTCTCGTGCCTTGACTATCAATTGGTGGGGCAATCCAGCACCATCCAACACCTTAAAAAGAAAATAGCCAAGATCGCTAACAACGATTTTCCAGTGCTGATTCAAGGGGAAACCGGTACAGGAAAAAGCCTATGCGCACGTTTGATACATGAAGCCTCAGTCCGCAGTCAGAAACCTTTCATCGCTGTAAATTGTGGCGCAATTCCACAATCCTTGATTCACTCAGAGTTATTTGGCTTTGAAAAAGGCTCGTTCACGGGAGCAAACAAACGCTACGTCGGACACGTGGAAAGAGCGAATGGTGGCACATTATTTTTAGATGAGATCGGCGACCTTGAACTGTCGCTGCAAACCTACTTACTCCACTTTCTAGAAAATAACTTGATAGAGCGATTAGGCAGTAACAACCAATTACCCGTAGATTGCCGTGTGATTTTCGCCACCAACGTCAATATCGAACAAGCCGTCGCTGCGGGTAAATTTAGAAAAGACCTCTTTCATCGGATCAATGTACTTCCATTGGACCTAGTGCCACTCAATGATCACAAGGAAGACATTGAAGATTTGGTTCGATTTGAACTGAAGCACAATTACGCATCCAAAACCAAACTGCCTAGTGACACCCTTGAGCAAATGAAACAGTACCATTGGCCGGGCAATGTTAGAGAGTTATTCAACTGCATAAAAAGGGCGATTGTTCTTTCTAATTCAAGCGCCCTCTCTACTCGTCATATGGGGATTCAATTGAAAGACGCGTCGCCCGACGCAGAAAATGATACTCGACTTTCTTCAAAAAATGTTCGTCGAGTGATTCAGCAACACCACTACAATATTTCCCAATCTGCCAAAGCGTTATCTATTTCTCGGACGACCTTATATAAGCTGATAAAAAAACATCAGATAGTAATTTAA
- a CDS encoding 6-phospho-beta-glucosidase, translating into MKQVQKLKVAVIGGGSSYTPELIEGLLKRYHELPISDLWLVDIEEGMEKAQVIADLTQRMIRKANCDITVHLTTDRKTALVDANFVCSQFRAGRLEARLRDERIALKYRMIGQETNGLGGFSNACRTIPIALKIAKEMEALCPNAWLLNFTNPSGMVTEALIKHSTIKTVGLCNIPVNMERGAAKMLGAVREDITMQIAGLNHLVWARKVLHNGEDKLQEVIDQLLGGNDQMMPKNIPPFEWDAELIRSLNLVPCAYLRYYYQSRDILDKEFAASEKSENRADLVAKVEQQLLEIYRDPMLDTKPKLLEERGGAHYSEAACELMSSIHNNKRSIMHVNTRNNGAIQGLLDDCAVEVSSVITNSAILPLNVEPFDSDTLRLIQQMKEFETLTVKAAMTGDIALAKRALILNPIVDSGSHIDEALLETIRENLDFMPAFAHRLAQSEQ; encoded by the coding sequence ATGAAGCAAGTACAAAAACTCAAAGTTGCGGTCATTGGTGGTGGATCAAGTTACACCCCTGAGCTGATCGAAGGCTTACTAAAACGCTATCACGAATTACCTATTTCTGATCTTTGGCTTGTCGATATCGAAGAAGGTATGGAAAAAGCCCAAGTGATTGCAGATTTGACGCAGCGAATGATTAGAAAAGCGAACTGTGACATCACAGTGCACCTCACGACAGACCGAAAAACAGCGCTTGTGGACGCGAATTTTGTCTGTTCTCAGTTTAGGGCAGGTCGATTAGAAGCAAGGCTACGTGATGAAAGAATTGCTTTAAAGTATCGCATGATAGGGCAAGAAACTAACGGATTGGGTGGTTTCTCTAATGCTTGTCGAACCATACCAATTGCATTAAAGATCGCCAAAGAGATGGAAGCACTTTGCCCCAATGCGTGGCTGCTCAACTTTACCAATCCATCAGGTATGGTGACCGAGGCCTTGATTAAGCACTCAACCATCAAGACGGTCGGCTTGTGCAATATCCCCGTGAACATGGAGCGCGGAGCAGCAAAAATGCTTGGCGCTGTACGCGAAGACATCACCATGCAAATCGCAGGTTTGAATCACCTAGTGTGGGCCCGAAAAGTACTTCATAACGGCGAAGACAAGCTCCAAGAAGTGATAGACCAACTCCTCGGAGGCAATGACCAAATGATGCCTAAAAACATCCCACCCTTTGAATGGGACGCTGAGTTGATTCGCTCATTGAACCTGGTGCCGTGTGCTTACCTACGTTACTACTACCAATCACGAGATATTCTAGACAAAGAATTTGCGGCGTCTGAAAAGAGCGAAAATCGCGCCGACTTGGTTGCAAAAGTTGAACAACAATTGCTCGAAATATACAGAGACCCGATGCTGGATACCAAACCGAAATTATTAGAAGAACGAGGTGGTGCCCATTATTCTGAAGCAGCTTGTGAACTAATGAGCAGTATTCACAACAACAAGCGTTCTATCATGCACGTCAACACTCGCAATAATGGGGCGATTCAAGGGCTTCTTGATGACTGCGCGGTAGAAGTCAGCTCAGTTATTACTAACAGCGCGATCCTTCCATTGAATGTCGAACCTTTTGATAGCGATACGTTACGCCTAATCCAACAAATGAAAGAGTTTGAAACCTTAACAGTGAAGGCCGCGATGACGGGGGATATTGCATTAGCTAAACGCGCTTTGATCCTTAATCCTATTGTTGATAGCGGCTCACACATTGATGAGGCGTTATTAGAAACGATTCGAGAGAACTTAGACTTCATGCCTGCGTTTGCTCATCGATTAGCACAAAGTGAGCAGTAA